One Anaerolineae bacterium DNA segment encodes these proteins:
- a CDS encoding response regulator transcription factor: protein MTTILLVEDEIGLAKVIIEELEQGDYEVLHAADGVTALHLHEQQQVDLIILDWMIPALDGLEVLRRLRRVSLVPVLMLTARADESDRVIGLELGADDYLTKPFSMRELVARVHALLRRVERVQRIVNEDRAKSKLSITYQSLALDPNQYRVTVGDNLVDLTRLEFDLLHLLLRNPGRVFSRVYLLDTVWDEVYVGGDRSVDNAMLRLRKKLGDMGDVIETVWGVGYRLRKKE, encoded by the coding sequence ATGACTACCATTTTACTGGTTGAAGATGAAATTGGTCTGGCTAAAGTCATTATCGAGGAATTGGAACAAGGCGACTACGAGGTGCTGCACGCCGCTGATGGAGTGACGGCGCTGCACCTGCACGAGCAGCAGCAGGTTGACTTGATTATCCTCGACTGGATGATCCCCGCCCTGGACGGCCTGGAAGTGCTGCGCCGTCTGCGCCGGGTTTCGCTGGTGCCGGTGCTCATGTTAACCGCCCGCGCCGACGAATCCGACCGGGTGATTGGCCTGGAACTTGGCGCCGACGATTATTTGACCAAGCCGTTTAGCATGCGCGAGTTGGTGGCCCGCGTCCATGCCCTGCTGCGCCGGGTAGAACGGGTGCAGCGAATTGTTAACGAGGACCGGGCCAAAAGCAAGCTGTCTATTACCTATCAAAGTCTGGCCCTGGACCCCAACCAATACCGGGTGACTGTTGGCGACAATCTGGTTGACCTGACCCGCCTGGAGTTTGATTTGCTGCACCTGCTTTTGCGCAATCCGGGCCGCGTTTTTAGTCGGGTGTATCTGCTGGACACGGTGTGGGACGAGGTGTACGTAGGCGGCGACCGTTCGGTAGATAACGCCATGCTGCGCCTGCGCAAAAAGCTGGGCGACATGGGTGACGTTATCGAAACTGTGTGGGGGGTGGGGTATCGGCTGAGAAAGAAAGAATGA
- a CDS encoding histidine kinase, with protein sequence MKTKYVLLYLLLLIFPATVQAQGPPPARFERISTEQGLSQVAVYCIFQDSRGLMWFGTEDGLNKYDGYTFTVYKRDLDDPHSLSANIVSAIYEDSGGALWIGTLGSGLNKFDRATEQFTSYQSNPHNPHSLNDNFVTAIHQDATGMLWIGTESNGLSRFDPHTEQFTPYRPDTHTSSNLSHSYISSIVADAAGMLWIGTWGAGLGKLDPATGGFILYRHHPVNPHSLSDNDIAAVYAGQNGFIWVATLSGGLNKLDPATGRFITYRYDFDDPHSLSQNEVTALYQDSTGTLWVGTASGGVNELDPKTGQFTHYYHDPLDPHSLSYDAINVVYQDRSGVLWIGTSVAGLNKLDLKARRFTHYRHHPADPHSLSSNTVWALRQDSAGTLWVGASGPTGGLNRLEPGQQQFRHYQPDPTDPYSLSAAAVLTIYEDRAGALWIGTWDGGLNQLADRNTGRFVRYQPDPTNPHSLGDKVVSAIHEDSTGALWVGTFFAGLDRLDRATGQFAHYRHHPTDPHSLSSNTILCLHEDSTGLLWVGTNDGLNRFDRETETFTRYYYDPSDPHSLSSNAIAVMFEDPTGTLWLGTDDGLNKFHRDTNSFSHYTEKDGLANDAIAGILADENGNLWLSSSKGLSKLNPRTGEIKNYDAQDGLQSNEFNRGAYARGQNGEMFFGGVNGFNVFYPANIIDNPHVPPVIISDFQLFNNPVPIAGDSPLAQAIGETNNLTLTYRDRVFSFEFAALDYTSPAKNQYAYKLAGFEQDWHYVDSARRFVTYVNVPPGIYTFRVKGSNNDGVWNEEGASLGLTVTPPPWQTWWAYTLYAIVAVLLGLGAFRLRTRSLARKHLAQTMWAVQKERDRIAALLESRRQLVASISHDLRAPVAIVRGHLESLGQKTLEVSKTSRVSLEVMLQELDRLQALLDDLFTLSRLEVDQLTVRSTPTNVVAVARQAVKTVDFQAWEQGKVSVTLETEAGELWALADKRRLLQALMNLLHNGTRHTLPGGIVVVSLEEQPETVTINVQDTGEGIDPADLPHIWDRFYRGRSCAGGGTGLGLALVKQLTEAMGGAVDVCSTPGEGSCFSIILPRQQ encoded by the coding sequence ATGAAGACAAAGTATGTGTTGCTTTATCTTTTGCTGCTCATTTTTCCGGCGACCGTCCAGGCGCAAGGGCCGCCGCCGGCCCGTTTTGAGCGCATTTCTACCGAGCAGGGACTCTCGCAGGTAGCCGTATACTGTATCTTTCAAGATAGCCGGGGCCTGATGTGGTTTGGCACCGAAGACGGCCTGAACAAATACGATGGCTACACCTTTACCGTTTACAAGCGCGACCTGGACGACCCCCACAGCTTGAGCGCCAATATAGTCAGCGCGATTTACGAAGACTCCGGCGGCGCTCTCTGGATTGGCACGCTTGGCAGCGGGCTGAACAAATTTGACCGCGCCACCGAACAATTTACATCTTACCAATCCAACCCTCACAACCCCCACAGCCTAAATGATAATTTTGTCACCGCCATTCACCAAGACGCCACCGGCATGCTCTGGATTGGCACTGAAAGCAATGGCCTTAGCCGGTTTGATCCCCACACCGAACAATTTACCCCTTACCGGCCCGATACCCATACCTCTTCTAATTTGAGCCACAGCTACATTTCCTCGATTGTTGCAGATGCCGCCGGAATGCTCTGGATTGGCACCTGGGGCGCGGGATTGGGTAAACTTGACCCCGCCACCGGCGGGTTTATCCTTTACCGGCACCACCCGGTCAACCCGCATAGTTTGAGTGATAATGACATTGCCGCCGTTTACGCCGGTCAAAACGGCTTTATCTGGGTGGCTACTTTGAGCGGCGGACTCAATAAACTTGACCCTGCGACCGGCCGGTTCATCACCTATCGGTACGATTTTGATGATCCCCACAGTCTCAGCCAAAATGAAGTGACGGCCCTTTACCAGGATTCAACCGGCACGCTCTGGGTGGGAACTGCTTCCGGGGGGGTGAATGAACTTGATCCAAAAACCGGGCAATTTACCCACTACTACCATGATCCGCTTGACCCCCACAGTTTAAGCTACGACGCCATCAATGTCGTTTACCAGGATCGCTCCGGTGTGCTCTGGATTGGCACCTCTGTGGCCGGGCTGAACAAACTTGACCTCAAGGCCAGGCGTTTCACCCATTACCGGCATCACCCTGCCGACCCTCACAGCCTGAGCAGCAATACGGTGTGGGCCTTACGCCAGGACTCTGCCGGTACGCTTTGGGTGGGCGCCAGCGGCCCCACCGGCGGCTTGAACCGGCTGGAGCCGGGTCAGCAGCAGTTCCGTCATTACCAGCCCGATCCCACCGACCCTTATAGCCTGAGCGCCGCCGCCGTGCTGACCATTTACGAAGATCGGGCCGGCGCCCTCTGGATTGGCACCTGGGACGGCGGCCTCAACCAACTGGCCGACCGCAACACCGGACGCTTTGTCCGTTACCAACCTGACCCTACCAACCCCCACAGCCTGGGTGATAAGGTGGTGTCGGCCATTCACGAAGACTCAACCGGCGCGCTCTGGGTGGGCACTTTTTTTGCCGGGCTTGACCGGCTGGACCGGGCGACAGGGCAATTTGCCCATTACCGCCACCACCCCACCGATCCCCATAGCCTCAGCAGCAACACCATTTTATGTCTCCACGAAGACTCAACCGGCCTGCTGTGGGTGGGCACCAACGATGGTCTGAACCGCTTCGACCGTGAAACCGAAACCTTTACCCGCTACTACTACGACCCCTCTGATCCCCACAGTTTGAGTTCTAACGCCATTGCGGTGATGTTTGAAGACCCCACCGGCACGCTCTGGCTTGGCACCGACGATGGTTTGAACAAATTCCACCGGGACACCAACAGCTTTAGCCATTACACCGAAAAAGATGGCCTGGCCAACGACGCCATCGCCGGGATATTGGCGGATGAGAATGGTAATTTATGGCTTAGTTCCAGCAAAGGGTTGTCAAAACTCAACCCCCGCACCGGCGAGATTAAAAACTACGACGCGCAAGATGGGCTACAGAGCAACGAGTTCAACCGGGGCGCGTATGCCCGGGGTCAAAATGGCGAAATGTTTTTTGGCGGCGTCAACGGTTTTAATGTGTTTTACCCGGCCAACATTATAGATAATCCCCACGTTCCGCCGGTCATCATCAGCGACTTTCAACTATTCAATAACCCTGTGCCTATCGCCGGCGATTCGCCCCTGGCGCAAGCTATCGGCGAGACCAACAACCTCACCCTCACTTATCGGGACCGCGTTTTTTCATTTGAGTTTGCCGCCCTCGACTACACCAGCCCTGCCAAAAATCAATATGCCTACAAATTGGCCGGCTTTGAGCAGGATTGGCATTACGTTGACAGCGCGCGGCGTTTTGTCACGTATGTTAATGTCCCGCCGGGCATATATACCTTTCGGGTCAAAGGCTCCAACAACGACGGCGTCTGGAACGAAGAAGGCGCCTCGCTTGGCCTTACGGTAACGCCCCCGCCCTGGCAAACCTGGTGGGCCTACACGCTCTACGCCATCGTAGCGGTTTTGTTGGGGCTGGGCGCTTTTCGTTTGCGCACCAGAAGCCTGGCACGAAAACATTTGGCACAGACCATGTGGGCCGTGCAAAAAGAACGAGACAGAATCGCCGCTTTGCTTGAATCGCGCCGCCAACTGGTGGCCTCTATCTCGCATGACCTGCGCGCGCCGGTGGCCATAGTGCGCGGCCACCTGGAATCTTTGGGACAAAAGACCCTGGAGGTTTCTAAAACCTCTAGGGTCTCCCTGGAGGTTATGCTGCAAGAGCTTGACCGCCTGCAAGCCTTGCTTGACGACCTGTTTACCCTATCGCGTTTGGAAGTGGATCAATTAACCGTGCGCTCAACACCGACAAACGTGGTGGCCGTAGCGCGACAGGCGGTTAAAACCGTTGACTTCCAGGCCTGGGAACAGGGCAAAGTGTCCGTCACTCTGGAAACAGAGGCCGGCGAACTGTGGGCGCTGGCCGACAAACGGCGGCTGCTGCAAGCGTTGATGAATCTGTTGCACAACGGCACGCGCCATACTTTGCCGGGCGGTATCGTGGTCGTCAGTTTGGAAGAGCAGCCGGAGACCGTCACCATTAACGTGCAGGATACCGGCGAGGGCATTGACCCCGCCGATTTGCCCCACATTTGGGACCGCTTCTACCGGGGCCGGAGTTGCGCCGGCGGTGGCACGGGCCTGGGCCTGGCCCTGGTCAAACAATTAACCGAGGCGATGGGCGGCGCGGTTGATGTGTGCAGCACCCCCGGCGAAGGCAGTTGCTTCAGTATTATCCTCCCTCGTCAGCAATGA